DNA from Campylobacter sp. RM5004:
GGATTTATTTCAATACTTAAATCATTATCATAATATTTTGCTACTTGATGATTATTAGCACTTGAGTTTAACTTAGGATACAAACTATAAGCAAAATCAGAGCTAGTTTTATTGCTTGTAATTACTGCTGATTGTCTTCCGTCTTTGTCAATATTATCTTTTAATATTATTTTAGTATTTACTCCTGTTGGAATAACTTTGATTTCATCTTTCATAGGAGTTTGACAAGCTATCATACCTGCTACTCTTTTGTTTGCTTCGTTTTTGCTAAGGTAGGTAGTATCTCTACAAATATCACTTGCTTTATAGCCTTTGCTTTCTACTAAGTGTTTTATATGCTCATCTTTAAAAATAATATAGCCAATATTACCTGTATCAAAAGGAATTATCGCTTGAGCTCTTGTGATATTATCGCCATTTTTCAATATCAATGGATTTGAAAAGCTTACCTTTCTATCATCTAATGGCAAATCAAAACTATATCCATGTCCATAATCAACCTTAAATTTATACTCACTTATATATAAAGAAGAATTATCTAATAATTCATCAGTTGTTACATGTATATTAAAATCGCAATTATTAGTAGAGAATACATCGCAAGCTTTTTGATAGCTTTCAAAATATTCAGGTCTTACTATAATAGGTCTATGAGTTAATTCAGTTCCTATGTTGTTTATGCTGCCTTGTGAAGAATAAAATCTAAGTTTAAATTCTCTTCTTGATTTATCTTTAGAAGCTGCGTTTATTTTGTCAAAATTAATAAGAGCGTTATTAAACTTAAAAAATACTTCATTTTGCCTACTAGTTTCGTTTGGGTCGCAAGTTGAAAGCCCTTTGTTCTTTAGCTCGGTGCATAAATCTTTGTAAGTTAAATAGCCGTTATTTATCTGGCTTAATGATGTTTGTTTAGTCATTTTTTTATACTTACAATTGCTATCGTTAAAATTATCGCAATTATATTGAATATAGTATGAAAAATCACTTCTATTTCCTATATCTAAAGAAATTAAAGCATTATTACTTGCTACAAAAGGATCTTTTTTAGACTTATAAGCATTGCCTGATATTTTATTAAAATCAAGCTTTAAATATACATTTTCATCATTCATATAAGCATAAATTGTATTAGCATTTTTTGGTTCTTCAAAAGTTATTTTATCATTGATAAAACTATTTTCTTTAGAAATAAATGCACTTGTTATATCAGCTTTTTGATTTTCTAAACAATCAACCCCATTAGGATTTCCTTTTTGAATTGCAAAGAATTTAAAAGGAAGACTTGGTTTATGAGTATAATCTTTTGTTTTTGACTCAGGGGTTGTTGGTGCTGATACTTTGTCCCAGTTTGTATCGCCTGTGCAGGTTTTGTTATTTTTAAAATAATCATACCATTTAGGATCGTTTTTACAAATACTAGCATCTTCTCCTTGATATACATCATAGATTGTGAAAGTTTGAGTTCCATTGATTTGTATTCTTTTTACATCAATTTCATATAAAATATCTTGCTTACAATTCTTAACGGTTTTAATCGCAAAGGTAGCAGTTGAGTTATCTATATTGTAATCTTCTCTAGTATTTGTGATAAGCTCAGGTGCGTGTTTTACAGTATCAAGTAGGTTTCTATTTTTGTTTTTATATTTTTTTACTATATCTTCATTTAAATAAGTAAAACCATAATTAAAGTCATTTTTTAAATCACTTTCATTATTTACCTTATGTAATTTTGGACTTGTTGAATAATTAAATTCTCCATTTTTTACATAAGCTTTTATATTTACGAAATTTTTCCAATTATCTACTAGGTTAAATCTTAATCTATTTGCTTCTCTCCAACCCCATACATAATAATGTTTTCCTAAACCACGATTATCACTATCTCCTGCATAGCTAAATCCATCATGATTGTATGCAACTGGCTTAAAAGTATCATAAGCATAATTAATGATGTTTCCGTGAATACCAAATTTATTCATTCTAGCTGACCAAGCGCTAGGCTTGCTTACATTAGGAATTAATTGCGTATTATCTTTTAGTAAGTGCATTTCAAAATAAATATTTTCATCATTTAAAATAGAAATACCTTCATTATTTTTAATAACATTTCCAAAAACTAATTCACTTCCATTTACCGTAGTTTTTTCGTTTTGATTTTTTATTGGTTTATAGAATGTATTGCTGCAAAATGGATTATTTAACTTTTCTTGTCTTGCAGTGCCATAGGTAACTTCACTCATAGTGCAACTATTATATTTACCACTACCTGCACGATAAATTGGCTTTAAGCAAAAATCTCCTTCTTCTTTATAACCATTATTGCATTGTCCTGATTTTTCTTGATAAGCGAAAAATGCTTTAACTGCTGCACTTTGTGCGAAAGTATGTGGTGCTTCTGCATAGACATATCCTATACACAAAACAGCACAAATTGAATGCTTTAGCATAACAAATCCTCCTTTTTTTTATCATTAACTTTTGATTTTGTTAAAACTATGTAATTTAAATTATTAAAAAATTATGTTTATCTTTTATTTTGCTATATTACAAGCTAATAGCAATTATTTGATATTTTAAAGATAGTTTTAGAGAAATTACTGCGTATTTTGTATTTTTATATTAAAAATCGTAAGAAATAATTATCTTACGATTTGTTTTAGGGTTGAGCCTGAATTAAATATATCATCTTTATTTGTAACGCTTACATAAATTTCATCACCTGATTTTAAATAGTGTTTTTCTCCAAAAGGAGTGTAAGATAAAGCACCTAAGCAAATTAATATATTTTCAGGTTTATTCGCAATTAATGGTTTAATATTTTCAAGTGTTGCGATATCGGTTTGATTATTAATAGTTTCTATAAGCCAAGAGATTAGAGTATCTGAGTAATAAAAATAGTTTTTTATATAATCTTCATTTGCGTATTTTATTAATTCATTATTTCTTTTTAAATAGCAATGTATTTTGTATTCATTTAATTCTTCAAGATTATTTAAAGCAATTAAATTTCCTATACCTTTGCTTGCATTTGAGAAGTTTTTCTTTAAAGAAATTTTTTCTTCATTCACTCTTTTGCTTGCATCATTAAAGGCTGCGAAATATTGTGGTTTTAAAGAGCTTAATTCATTATCTTTATAACTAGCTTTAAAAATAACACATAATTCAGGTTCTATTTGAACAAAATCTCCATCTAAAATAAGTTCATTTTCGCTAATACAAAATCTTCTTAAAAATTCCTTTTTACTATCCTTTGAATAAAAAGGAAAAACTCCTTTTGGTGCAAAATCACTTGTATTTAATTCACAAAAATCTTTTGCTTCATTAGCTTGATTTAAATGGTTTGGTACATTACCAACTACGCCTAGACATAAACATTCTTTTAACATTAATCTTCCTTTAAGATGAAATATTTTTATCATTTTACATTAATTGATTAGATTAATGTAAAATTACAGAATTTTTTAAGGAGAAATAATGAAAAAAGGAATAATTTTATCCCTTCTTACAATTAATATATTGTATGCAAGTGAAAATAAAACTAGCGTAGAAACATATGGATTGTATTTTGGAAATTTAGGTCAAGCTAAAGAAGATGCAAATTATTATGGAAGATGGAATGCCTTATTAGGATGTCTTCACAATAGAGGCGGTAGTGATGCTATTGGATTTGCTGATTGTGCTGAATTAAGTCAAATATATGGAGATAATAAATCAAGTTATAGAATAGATCCTGTAAGATTTAGAGATAATATATGGTGTATGGAAAGTTCTAATAGTGATTTAGGAACAAGCAAAATCCCAAGTGCAAATGAATTTGAAAAAGATATTTTTAACAATGGTAATGTTTATAATTTTAGAAATAGTGTTAATTTAAACTACAATACAAGTGTTTATAAATATAAAGATGGTGAATATCAAGAATCATATAAAAATTTAAAAGCTAGCACTACCGGAAGACTTATAGCATTAGCTTCTTCAAAAAGTCCTTTTAGTTTTTATTTAACAAACAATTTCTCAGGTCATAATGGAGATTTTGGAAGATTTGTAAATAATTATGTAGGTCTTTTAAACGGAAAAATGCGTCATGATTATATAAGTAAAACAGATATAGAAAGGCAACATTGGAAATTAACTTCAATTTATGAAGGTTGGCTTACAAATTTAACTAGCTCAAGACCTTTAGGATGTGATGCTAGT
Protein-coding regions in this window:
- a CDS encoding DUF5718 family protein, with translation MLKECLCLGVVGNVPNHLNQANEAKDFCELNTSDFAPKGVFPFYSKDSKKEFLRRFCISENELILDGDFVQIEPELCVIFKASYKDNELSSLKPQYFAAFNDASKRVNEEKISLKKNFSNASKGIGNLIALNNLEELNEYKIHCYLKRNNELIKYANEDYIKNYFYYSDTLISWLIETINNQTDIATLENIKPLIANKPENILICLGALSYTPFGEKHYLKSGDEIYVSVTNKDDIFNSGSTLKQIVR